From one Thalassoroseus pseudoceratinae genomic stretch:
- a CDS encoding DUF6361 family protein: MSAIGWVDFSSEHREKVKSVIDLLSTPGVVDELGIGVIRDSFSDSLFPGISTIQTRAKYFLTVPRIFKDYEKLPAHKRRRRKLADYLNDHENQCMEWMVENHYEDPQDGIIGESFANKQGEVQRKPSSAYWTGIRQFGLIRTNLSLQVFCRRFANPDQPLRDLVEGNDKLKGDDPDASEQANETINGPDYEDDWIEDLTIHLSHEEASFLSRQIEARVPLSLLGQILLDSDVRRKFLDLPSDWNFTTLADEAKFLDQFPEKLQRTIATARDFWQLMYGAHIRYNCLLQEKHGTSGLRDEFEGEWAEWLAELQSFPWQRWDTGRLWEQTKLHHRRVKEYTIDFVQSWIDGVCEKADTDHLDKLVTKQERFNKKGRARLQPTADESVGKWIGIADLNYRLTQARTIIRDIDRGLAASEGDDAGY; this comes from the coding sequence TTGTCAGCAATCGGATGGGTCGATTTTTCGTCAGAGCATCGTGAGAAGGTCAAGTCCGTCATCGACTTGCTCTCCACTCCCGGTGTGGTTGATGAGCTTGGAATTGGCGTCATCCGTGATTCCTTTTCGGACTCGCTCTTTCCGGGCATCTCCACGATCCAGACACGAGCCAAATACTTCTTGACCGTTCCACGCATTTTCAAGGACTACGAAAAGCTGCCTGCCCATAAGCGGCGACGACGAAAGCTGGCGGACTACCTGAACGATCATGAAAACCAGTGCATGGAGTGGATGGTCGAGAATCACTACGAAGACCCGCAGGATGGGATCATCGGCGAGTCCTTCGCCAATAAGCAAGGCGAGGTGCAGCGAAAGCCATCTTCTGCCTACTGGACCGGCATTCGGCAGTTCGGCTTGATTCGCACCAATCTGTCTCTTCAAGTCTTCTGCCGAAGATTCGCCAACCCGGATCAACCATTACGGGACTTGGTTGAAGGGAACGACAAATTGAAGGGCGATGACCCTGATGCGTCGGAGCAAGCGAACGAGACCATCAATGGGCCGGATTATGAGGACGACTGGATCGAAGACCTGACGATCCACTTGTCGCATGAGGAGGCGTCATTTCTCTCTCGGCAGATCGAGGCTCGTGTCCCGTTGAGTTTGCTGGGACAGATTCTTCTCGACAGCGATGTGCGGCGGAAGTTTCTCGATCTGCCAAGCGATTGGAACTTTACGACGCTGGCCGATGAAGCCAAGTTCCTCGATCAGTTTCCTGAAAAACTTCAGCGGACAATTGCCACCGCACGAGACTTCTGGCAACTCATGTACGGTGCGCATATCCGCTACAACTGCCTCCTTCAAGAGAAGCACGGGACGAGCGGTTTGCGTGACGAGTTCGAAGGTGAGTGGGCGGAATGGCTGGCCGAGTTGCAGTCCTTCCCGTGGCAGCGATGGGACACGGGCCGTCTTTGGGAACAGACGAAGCTCCATCATCGGCGGGTCAAGGAATACACGATTGACTTTGTGCAGTCGTGGATCGATGGCGTGTGCGAAAAAGCTGACACTGACCACCTCGACAAACTGGTCACGAAGCAAGAGCGGTTCAACAAGAAAGGCCGTGCCCGGCTCCAGCCCACGGCGGACGAGAGTGTCGGCAAGTGGATTGGGATTGCTGATCTGAATTACCGGCTGACGCAGGCACGGACCATCATCCGTGACATCGACCGAGGACTCGCAGCATCGGAGGGCGACGATGCTGGATATTAA
- a CDS encoding phospholipase D family protein, with protein MLDIKKHRLDYGAMLIPPSGYRLSKAVAATYTLDLNTLLSIPVALFFSQTLEGNFETERVQLLEAIQRCPDVLRIYHQKGKIHVPRKHNRLYGLLEPCVVGILPEDAYTAFHPKVWVLRYEHDEEPTMYRVIVLSRNLTYDRSWDIAAHLDGEVTDTRQRKNQPLVSFVNHLVSHEGFDGDRKFVSDLRKVEFQTPTGFNNNFVFHPVGIDGHENPIVTQEGSRAICVSPFLHDEAVHTLWENVSDELLLFGCREELKRLQPETLEDVRAFCISDLIVDGESLETGEDGEGEQLEQNLHAKLYVYQGDSTRTLWFLGSANATKAAFERNIEFILELRGRSGVVQLDRLKEELLGKNELGGIFQPYEPPDEPIDDSERKKLEEKLRLLEFDLLRYLDIKQAVVTPSENEANFDLHLILDPGSRKWKDFSVRVSPFNSDGIEPRELAPGRVSQLVFENINESNLSRFLRFEIWQEKEQLRSFLMKVEIDGLPETRVSRILRSIINSRDRFFEYLRFLLADDMDKEQVGTGPDDNGRNSNGDGTSIWDLSTPIFEQLLLAASRSPRRLKAIDDVIQQLRKEEGEDAETKIVPQEFVEFWEAFKQDVPMQIAREQK; from the coding sequence ATGCTGGATATTAAGAAGCACCGGCTCGACTACGGAGCCATGCTAATTCCGCCCTCTGGATATCGACTCTCCAAGGCGGTCGCCGCCACCTACACGCTGGACTTGAACACGCTGCTTTCGATTCCGGTGGCGTTGTTCTTTTCACAAACCTTGGAAGGTAACTTTGAGACCGAGCGGGTCCAGTTACTCGAAGCCATCCAGCGTTGCCCTGACGTGCTGCGGATTTACCATCAGAAGGGCAAGATTCATGTTCCTCGCAAGCACAACCGGCTCTATGGGCTGCTCGAACCATGCGTCGTCGGGATTCTGCCCGAGGACGCCTACACCGCATTTCATCCGAAGGTCTGGGTTCTTCGCTACGAGCATGACGAGGAACCGACGATGTACCGAGTCATCGTCCTCAGTCGGAATCTGACCTACGACCGAAGCTGGGACATTGCCGCACATCTTGACGGCGAAGTCACGGATACACGACAGCGGAAGAACCAGCCGCTCGTGTCCTTCGTGAATCATCTCGTATCACATGAAGGCTTCGACGGGGACCGTAAGTTCGTTTCCGATCTGCGAAAAGTTGAGTTTCAGACGCCCACCGGATTCAACAACAACTTCGTCTTTCATCCTGTCGGCATTGACGGCCACGAGAATCCCATCGTGACTCAAGAAGGCAGTCGAGCCATCTGCGTCAGCCCGTTTCTTCATGACGAAGCCGTCCACACTCTTTGGGAGAACGTCTCGGACGAGTTGCTGCTGTTCGGCTGTCGGGAAGAACTGAAACGACTCCAGCCAGAGACGCTCGAAGATGTTCGGGCCTTCTGTATCTCGGACTTGATCGTTGACGGCGAAAGCCTTGAAACGGGCGAGGATGGCGAGGGCGAGCAGTTGGAGCAAAACCTTCACGCCAAGTTGTATGTCTATCAAGGGGATTCGACTCGAACACTCTGGTTCCTCGGTTCGGCCAACGCCACGAAAGCTGCGTTCGAGCGAAATATCGAGTTCATCTTGGAACTGCGAGGACGCAGCGGTGTCGTACAGCTTGACCGGCTGAAAGAGGAACTGCTCGGCAAGAATGAACTGGGCGGGATTTTCCAGCCCTACGAGCCGCCTGATGAGCCGATTGACGACAGTGAGCGCAAGAAGCTGGAGGAAAAGCTCCGTCTGCTGGAGTTTGACCTGCTCCGATACTTGGACATCAAGCAGGCGGTAGTCACGCCGTCCGAAAATGAGGCGAACTTCGACCTGCATCTCATTCTTGATCCCGGCTCCCGCAAGTGGAAAGACTTCAGCGTTCGTGTCTCGCCATTTAACTCGGACGGAATTGAGCCAAGAGAGTTGGCCCCCGGACGAGTGAGTCAGCTTGTGTTTGAGAACATCAACGAAAGCAATCTGAGCCGGTTCCTACGATTTGAGATTTGGCAGGAAAAAGAGCAGCTTCGATCTTTCCTGATGAAAGTGGAAATCGACGGGCTTCCCGAGACACGAGTGAGTCGCATTCTGCGCAGCATCATCAACAGCCGAGATCGGTTCTTTGAGTACCTCCGCTTCCTCCTAGCGGACGACATGGACAAGGAACAAGTCGGCACCGGACCAGATGATAACGGGAGGAACAGCAATGGGGATGGGACAAGCATCTGGGATTTGTCCACACCCATTTTTGAGCAGTTGTTATTGGCGGCATCCCGATCACCTCGCCGCCTAAAAGCCATCGACGACGTGATCCAGCAGCTTCGGAAAGAGGAAGGCGAGGACGCAGAAACGAAGATTGTCCCGCAAGAGTTCGTGGAGTTCTGGGAGGCATTCAAGCAGGACGTTCCCATGCAGATAGCGAGGGAACAGAAATGA
- a CDS encoding serine/threonine protein kinase — protein sequence MSDDIKSRITSHIKKAGIIPTSFGDISVTGSLLGQGGNGLVYPVDFEGSAVVKLFAEDLSGKPSTKLKRFQREYRRLIRIPQHDNLIRLFHYDVVTLDDLAVPAIIMERCQASLKAHVQSIGVLPRSELHRLCDDMCRALSHIHNQGIIHRDIKPENILLREDGTFVLADFGIAWFDPEMFAGTELTKKGDRIANFQFSAPEQFEKEAKLTPAADIFALGQVLYWCVTQKTFRGASPPTMALIDEDYAQFDEVVPLMSRQEPAERLQSAKVVIDTLSEQDQHRKTQKWHAHVIDCLERFERLLRRHTPGQRGIVHLTEKKEIDDLIESLSVISDSHELWWTKGDANAAIRVMERSDDQHWLFGWTEYKITDCWVTRDSGLDRCSVLIRSDAMPPFGIYGDHDGEDEVAGLFDGRYIDYRQHDDGFASIDGDVVELAGRSQLRRRYLLPTYFFVATKYNSVLVQAADKMIDPLIKALNSGQSVQVEQLQALQRLPKHEVSRMYD from the coding sequence ATGAGCGACGATATCAAATCCCGAATCACCAGCCATATCAAGAAGGCTGGCATCATTCCGACGAGTTTTGGGGACATCTCCGTTACAGGATCGCTGCTGGGTCAGGGTGGAAATGGCCTCGTATATCCTGTCGATTTCGAAGGCTCTGCTGTAGTCAAACTTTTCGCCGAAGACTTGAGCGGAAAGCCTTCTACTAAGCTGAAACGGTTCCAAAGGGAATATCGTCGCCTGATCCGCATACCGCAACACGACAACCTCATTAGGCTCTTCCATTACGATGTAGTAACACTGGATGATTTGGCTGTCCCGGCCATCATCATGGAGCGTTGTCAGGCTTCGCTGAAAGCCCATGTGCAATCTATTGGAGTGCTTCCAAGGTCTGAACTTCACCGGCTGTGTGACGACATGTGCCGGGCACTCAGTCATATCCACAACCAAGGAATAATTCATCGTGATATCAAGCCCGAGAACATTTTGCTTCGAGAAGATGGAACCTTTGTCCTCGCCGACTTTGGCATCGCATGGTTCGACCCTGAAATGTTTGCAGGGACCGAACTGACAAAGAAAGGTGACCGGATAGCGAACTTCCAGTTTTCCGCCCCCGAACAGTTTGAGAAGGAAGCAAAACTTACCCCTGCTGCGGACATTTTTGCTTTAGGGCAAGTTTTATATTGGTGTGTGACACAGAAGACGTTTCGAGGCGCTTCACCTCCGACGATGGCACTGATCGACGAAGATTACGCCCAGTTCGATGAAGTCGTACCTCTAATGTCGAGGCAAGAGCCAGCGGAACGACTTCAATCTGCAAAAGTTGTAATTGACACACTCAGTGAACAGGACCAGCATCGAAAAACGCAGAAATGGCACGCACATGTGATCGATTGTTTGGAGAGGTTCGAGCGCCTACTGCGGCGACATACTCCCGGCCAGAGGGGAATTGTCCATCTCACCGAAAAGAAGGAAATCGATGACTTAATTGAGTCTCTTTCTGTAATCAGTGATTCGCACGAATTGTGGTGGACTAAAGGAGATGCAAATGCCGCCATTAGGGTCATGGAGAGAAGCGACGATCAGCATTGGTTATTCGGCTGGACGGAATACAAAATCACAGACTGTTGGGTGACCCGAGATTCAGGACTTGACCGCTGTTCAGTGTTGATTCGGTCCGATGCTATGCCACCTTTTGGAATCTACGGCGACCATGACGGTGAAGACGAAGTGGCCGGGCTATTTGATGGCCGCTACATCGACTACCGTCAGCATGACGACGGCTTCGCAAGCATCGACGGTGATGTTGTTGAATTGGCAGGTCGGTCACAACTGCGGCGTAGGTATCTACTACCGACCTACTTCTTCGTAGCAACCAAATACAATTCGGTGCTAGTTCAGGCGGCAGATAAAATGATTGATCCACTCATCAAGGCTCTTAACTCAGGCCAGTCTGTTCAAGTAGAGCAGTTGCAAGCACTACAACGGCTCCCGAAACACGAAGTGTCCCGAATGTACGACTAG
- the brxD gene encoding BREX system ATP-binding protein BrxD has protein sequence MEISPERRREIIAALRKGTVPQRGLDFLAVGLQRFDSVIAEELTDVAQGSAIFKAVRGEYGCGKTFFARWVQEFAKQQGFATAEVQISETETPLHRLETVYRRAMEQLSTPDCFLGAFRSILDGWFYGLEEDVLAEGTIDPSDEKALADRADELLEQRLVEITRATPQFAAALRSYRTSQRNGDHATAEGLAGWLAGQPHVAASIKREAGIKGDVDHFAALSFLRGLLLILKDSGFSGLVLVLDEIETIQRVRSDVREKGLNALRQLLDDIDGGRFPGLYLVITGTPAFYDGPQGIQRLEPLAQRLHVDFPSNAQFDNPRAVQLRLTTFDHDRLVEVGTKVRDLFAADCKAPERVRSLANTEYIDTLARSMTGKLGGKVGITPRLFLKKLVVNVLDTIDLHDSFDPRKDYELTLSSNEMTPVEREAQAQNVDDIELDL, from the coding sequence ATGGAAATCAGCCCCGAACGACGCCGAGAGATTATCGCTGCCTTGCGCAAAGGCACGGTGCCACAACGTGGACTCGATTTCCTCGCTGTCGGCCTTCAACGATTTGACAGCGTGATTGCCGAAGAACTGACAGACGTGGCTCAAGGGAGTGCGATCTTCAAGGCCGTTCGTGGTGAGTATGGATGCGGCAAGACGTTCTTCGCTCGCTGGGTGCAGGAGTTTGCCAAGCAGCAGGGATTTGCGACCGCTGAAGTTCAGATTTCCGAGACAGAAACTCCGCTGCACCGATTGGAAACCGTCTATCGCCGAGCGATGGAGCAGCTTTCAACGCCTGACTGCTTCCTTGGGGCGTTTCGTTCGATCCTCGACGGATGGTTCTACGGCCTCGAAGAAGATGTGTTGGCCGAAGGAACCATCGATCCAAGTGATGAGAAAGCTCTGGCGGATCGAGCGGATGAACTATTGGAGCAACGACTCGTCGAGATCACTCGGGCAACACCACAGTTTGCTGCCGCACTCCGGTCCTATCGCACCTCACAGCGAAATGGAGACCACGCCACCGCAGAAGGTCTTGCCGGTTGGTTGGCCGGGCAACCACATGTCGCCGCCTCGATCAAACGAGAAGCGGGGATCAAGGGAGACGTGGACCACTTTGCAGCGCTGAGTTTCCTGCGAGGACTGTTGCTGATCCTAAAGGATTCCGGGTTCTCTGGGCTGGTGCTGGTGCTGGACGAGATCGAAACGATCCAACGTGTTCGTTCGGACGTGCGTGAGAAGGGTCTAAACGCACTGCGCCAGTTGCTTGACGACATCGATGGTGGTCGGTTTCCCGGCCTGTACTTGGTCATCACTGGCACGCCTGCCTTTTACGACGGACCACAGGGGATTCAGCGCCTTGAACCTTTGGCTCAACGCCTGCATGTGGATTTTCCGAGCAATGCGCAGTTCGACAATCCACGGGCGGTGCAGTTGCGATTGACGACCTTCGACCATGATCGATTGGTGGAAGTCGGCACCAAGGTCCGAGATTTGTTTGCGGCTGACTGCAAGGCTCCCGAACGGGTGCGTTCGCTGGCCAACACCGAGTACATCGACACGCTCGCCCGATCAATGACCGGCAAGCTTGGCGGCAAGGTTGGAATCACGCCCCGGCTGTTTCTCAAGAAGCTCGTCGTCAATGTGCTGGACACAATCGATTTGCATGACTCGTTTGACCCTCGAAAAGACTACGAATTGACGCTGAGCAGCAACGAGATGACCCCCGTGGAGCGAGAAGCTCAGGCCCAGAATGTGGATGACATTGAGTTAGATTTGTGA
- the pglZ gene encoding BREX-2 system phosphatase PglZ → MLSSQQVRSLVEDKWQRDIDAVAVGLHVASSMQGPGEVEFEFGNAKVVRADTVFEVREALLGAEKDNTRIVVLTGLQQNDLGHDVVGRLARSRLFPVDHWASLCSLFKAKELDRSICEPAIAQALMEYAPPDGYPPVSAGLLDGGTVWRAICRHVFDMGEREPDLVSLLLWASSEKGTKRYEKAGDEIGASLRRRLVHNLGDAADSILKFIESKSGPDALALAVVCQVVFGSGDDSTLDAAAARMEQYHGNKPIPKTVGRTLGKIAVDAIADLDRHDDPRIAQQHLQRADELIKQFLCEDHAYRNTLSRLSFEQRLGRLGHAIKTAVEETTEDTITACEVRLEKIAEHRMAKLGRNKDQVSKAEMAVRLVRWLKQKPGKHTSFADQANYHIKEMSFVDWAREPLCRGEDVADLSAAYQLLDQTVLKIREERSHTFAKSLADWTAVGSKQAGVLGVEDVLDSVVSKAVDAGNKVLLVVLDGMSWAVCHELLEDIRQDHWFESTLDESGAPPAPVIATIPSVTNYSRATLLSGKLTHGAQNVEDRNFREHKALVEACDKRYPPVLFHKKDITEGNRGAVSEELSKKVLSQVHKVVGVVINAIDDRLANAQQVIDHWSLSRINPLRALLRLARDSGRVVILASDHGHVWHRPDGTNRRHDDSSRWRMNDGKCMEDEIVIEGERVVAGEKSIIVPWSEGVYYKVQHNGYHGGATPQEMVCPLILLTDKTSAYTGLVRCEYPKPDWWSAAPVATSKVEEPQVTITVPQKVGPPTLFDMEPEQKPASKPETEAKPTADGAEWIVALLKSQAYKDQKAMIRRHPVENDVMQACLSALAASGGIMTPTAFAKAAEVSMARLDGLVVKMQRVLNVDGYEILTLDRNENRVELNVGKLKRQFDLD, encoded by the coding sequence ATGTTGAGTTCACAGCAAGTGCGGTCCCTCGTGGAAGACAAGTGGCAGCGTGACATCGACGCCGTGGCTGTGGGTCTGCACGTTGCATCCTCGATGCAGGGACCGGGCGAAGTCGAATTTGAGTTCGGAAATGCCAAGGTCGTTCGTGCGGACACCGTGTTCGAAGTCCGTGAAGCACTTCTGGGTGCCGAGAAAGACAACACTCGGATCGTCGTTCTAACCGGGCTTCAGCAGAATGATCTTGGGCACGATGTGGTTGGGCGATTGGCTCGCAGCCGATTGTTCCCTGTCGATCACTGGGCCAGTCTGTGTTCACTGTTCAAGGCGAAGGAACTGGATCGTTCGATTTGCGAACCGGCTATCGCACAGGCGTTGATGGAATACGCCCCGCCTGACGGCTATCCGCCCGTGTCGGCTGGGCTGCTGGATGGCGGAACGGTCTGGCGAGCGATCTGCCGTCACGTCTTTGACATGGGCGAGCGGGAACCCGATCTCGTGTCGTTATTGTTGTGGGCGTCATCGGAGAAAGGCACGAAGCGGTACGAGAAGGCGGGTGACGAGATCGGTGCCAGTCTCCGTCGTCGGCTGGTCCACAATCTCGGCGATGCTGCGGATTCCATCCTGAAATTCATCGAGAGCAAATCCGGGCCGGATGCTTTGGCGCTGGCGGTCGTGTGTCAGGTCGTGTTCGGTTCCGGTGATGATTCCACACTCGACGCTGCTGCCGCTCGGATGGAGCAGTACCACGGGAACAAACCCATTCCCAAGACCGTGGGCCGCACATTGGGCAAGATCGCCGTGGATGCGATTGCCGATCTCGACCGGCATGATGATCCCCGAATCGCCCAGCAGCATTTGCAGCGAGCGGATGAACTCATCAAACAGTTTCTCTGCGAAGACCACGCCTATCGCAACACGCTTTCCCGATTGTCGTTTGAACAACGACTGGGACGCCTCGGCCACGCCATTAAAACGGCGGTCGAAGAGACGACCGAGGACACAATCACCGCCTGCGAAGTGCGACTGGAAAAGATCGCCGAACACCGCATGGCGAAACTTGGACGCAACAAGGATCAGGTCTCGAAAGCAGAGATGGCGGTGCGGCTGGTCCGTTGGCTGAAGCAGAAACCCGGCAAGCACACTTCGTTCGCCGATCAAGCCAATTACCACATTAAAGAGATGTCGTTCGTGGACTGGGCACGGGAGCCGCTGTGCCGTGGCGAAGACGTGGCCGATCTGTCAGCGGCCTATCAGCTTCTCGACCAAACGGTCCTCAAGATTCGTGAAGAGAGAAGCCACACCTTCGCCAAGTCGTTGGCCGACTGGACGGCGGTAGGTTCGAAGCAGGCTGGCGTGTTGGGCGTCGAGGATGTGCTGGACAGCGTTGTCAGTAAAGCGGTCGATGCTGGAAACAAAGTTCTGCTGGTCGTGCTGGATGGAATGAGTTGGGCTGTCTGCCATGAATTGCTGGAAGATATCCGGCAAGACCATTGGTTTGAATCGACGTTGGACGAGTCCGGCGCACCGCCTGCGCCAGTGATCGCAACCATCCCCAGCGTGACCAATTATTCCCGAGCAACGTTGTTGTCTGGCAAACTCACGCATGGGGCACAGAACGTTGAAGACCGGAACTTTAGGGAACACAAAGCACTCGTAGAGGCTTGCGACAAACGGTATCCGCCCGTGCTGTTCCACAAGAAGGACATCACGGAAGGCAACCGAGGAGCAGTCTCCGAAGAGCTTTCCAAGAAAGTGCTTTCACAGGTCCACAAGGTGGTCGGGGTTGTCATCAATGCCATCGATGATCGTCTCGCCAATGCCCAGCAGGTGATCGATCACTGGTCGCTGAGTCGCATCAATCCTCTACGGGCTTTGCTGCGACTGGCACGAGATTCAGGACGGGTCGTCATCCTTGCCAGCGATCACGGACACGTTTGGCATCGGCCTGACGGCACCAATCGTCGCCATGACGACAGCAGCCGTTGGCGCATGAACGATGGCAAGTGCATGGAAGATGAAATCGTCATCGAAGGCGAGCGAGTTGTCGCCGGTGAGAAGTCGATCATCGTGCCGTGGTCGGAAGGTGTTTACTACAAGGTCCAGCATAACGGTTATCACGGAGGGGCGACCCCGCAGGAAATGGTCTGTCCGTTGATCTTGTTGACCGACAAGACCAGCGCCTACACGGGACTGGTACGCTGCGAATACCCCAAGCCCGACTGGTGGTCGGCAGCCCCAGTCGCTACGTCCAAAGTCGAAGAGCCACAGGTCACGATCACCGTGCCTCAAAAAGTTGGTCCTCCGACCCTCTTCGATATGGAGCCGGAACAGAAACCGGCTTCGAAGCCCGAAACGGAAGCGAAGCCTACGGCGGACGGAGCCGAATGGATCGTGGCGCTGCTGAAGTCACAGGCTTACAAAGACCAGAAAGCGATGATCCGCCGACACCCGGTCGAGAACGATGTCATGCAGGCATGTCTGTCGGCATTGGCTGCGAGCGGCGGGATCATGACTCCGACTGCCTTTGCCAAGGCTGCGGAGGTGTCGATGGCTCGACTGGACGGATTGGTCGTGAAGATGCAGCGTGTCCTCAACGTTGATGGATACGAGATTCTCACTTTGGATCGGAACGAGAACCGTGTGGAACTGAATGTTGGCAAATTGAAACGCCAATTCGATTTGGATTGA
- a CDS encoding DEAD/DEAH box helicase, which produces MNAFDRLHPALQHHIVNSLGWRDLREVQSLSIEAYLTGANLVILAPTAGGKTESAFFPVISQMLDESWSGVSILYVSPIKALLNNQEQRLDKYMRLVGRRAALWHGDTPQGERKQILAEQPDCLLTTPESLEVLLVSQKVDHHQFFSNVKVVVIDELHAFAGDDRGWHLLSVFSRIGKIAKRDIQRIGLSATVGNPQEMLEWLSSGSERPQEVVWPKGSDTKTPDVQLDFVGSLANAAKVISLLHQGEKRLVFCDSRSRVEQLAVSLRQHGIDTFVSHSSLGIDERRQAEEAFAQRQNCVIVATSSLELGLDVGDLDRVIQIDAPGTVSSFLQRMGRTGRRLGTSRNCLFLATNDEGLLRAAALIELWQRGYVEPVQAPPCPYHILAQQLMALILQERGIGQSQWLPWLENVSGFSEMSKERITELVEFMVAKGILWSDNGILAFAPEGENTFGRRNFMDILSVFTSPPLFKVMSGQKELGNVHESTFYKREEGPAILVLAGRSWKTKHLDWKRRIAHVEPTDEKGRSRWLGEGQMLSHAVCQSIRRILASDDDDPAWSRRAMQQFNEIRDDHPWVSSDATSLVQQPNGEICWWTFAGGVANALLADHLKSHCDVKADNLCLSFPTASSLENVSEYIEGVQPEAVQPIPSIDAMENLKFSECLSPEIAAEVFTSRFDDRMAVAQAIEERRRVVVLSHPN; this is translated from the coding sequence GTGAATGCCTTTGACCGACTACATCCTGCACTCCAACATCACATCGTGAACTCGCTCGGATGGCGAGACTTGCGAGAAGTGCAGTCGTTGTCGATTGAGGCGTACCTTACCGGAGCGAATCTGGTCATTCTTGCGCCGACCGCTGGCGGGAAAACTGAATCGGCGTTCTTTCCAGTCATTTCCCAGATGCTCGATGAGTCGTGGTCCGGCGTTTCGATTCTCTACGTCAGCCCGATCAAGGCCCTGCTCAACAATCAGGAACAGCGGCTCGACAAATACATGCGGTTGGTCGGTCGGCGAGCCGCACTTTGGCACGGTGACACGCCGCAGGGGGAGCGCAAGCAGATACTTGCCGAGCAGCCAGACTGCCTGCTGACGACACCAGAGTCTTTGGAAGTCCTGTTGGTTTCACAGAAGGTGGATCATCACCAGTTCTTCAGCAACGTGAAAGTTGTCGTGATCGATGAACTTCACGCCTTTGCGGGTGATGATCGTGGCTGGCACTTGCTCTCGGTATTCTCCCGCATCGGCAAGATCGCCAAGCGAGACATTCAGCGGATCGGGCTGTCCGCCACGGTCGGCAATCCCCAAGAGATGCTGGAATGGCTCTCATCAGGTTCCGAGCGGCCACAGGAAGTCGTCTGGCCGAAAGGGAGTGATACTAAAACGCCTGACGTACAACTCGACTTCGTGGGTTCGCTCGCCAATGCCGCCAAGGTCATCAGCCTGCTTCATCAAGGTGAGAAGCGACTGGTCTTTTGTGATAGCCGCTCACGAGTGGAGCAGTTGGCGGTCTCGCTGCGGCAGCATGGCATCGACACGTTTGTCTCGCACAGTTCGCTCGGCATCGATGAGCGACGGCAGGCCGAAGAAGCGTTCGCCCAGCGCCAGAACTGTGTCATTGTCGCCACCAGTTCGCTCGAACTTGGCCTTGATGTCGGTGATCTCGACCGGGTGATTCAGATAGATGCTCCCGGTACGGTGTCGTCGTTTCTGCAACGCATGGGGCGCACGGGGCGTCGTTTGGGCACAAGCCGGAATTGCTTGTTCCTTGCGACCAATGACGAAGGACTTCTACGAGCAGCGGCCCTGATCGAGCTTTGGCAGCGTGGCTATGTTGAGCCGGTCCAAGCGCCGCCGTGTCCTTATCACATCCTCGCTCAGCAGTTGATGGCTCTGATCCTTCAGGAACGGGGCATCGGGCAGTCGCAATGGCTTCCGTGGTTAGAAAACGTCTCTGGCTTCTCGGAGATGTCAAAGGAGAGGATCACGGAACTCGTCGAGTTCATGGTGGCCAAAGGCATCTTGTGGAGTGACAACGGCATCTTGGCTTTTGCCCCGGAAGGCGAGAACACCTTTGGTCGGCGAAACTTTATGGACATCCTCTCCGTGTTTACTTCGCCGCCGTTGTTCAAGGTGATGTCCGGTCAGAAGGAACTCGGCAATGTCCACGAGTCCACGTTCTACAAGCGAGAAGAAGGTCCGGCGATCTTGGTGTTGGCAGGCCGAAGCTGGAAAACGAAACACTTGGACTGGAAGCGCCGGATTGCCCACGTCGAGCCAACCGACGAAAAAGGGCGATCACGCTGGCTTGGTGAGGGTCAGATGCTCAGCCATGCAGTCTGCCAGAGTATCCGCCGCATCCTTGCCTCAGACGATGATGACCCAGCTTGGTCCCGACGAGCCATGCAACAGTTTAACGAGATTCGAGACGACCACCCGTGGGTCTCATCAGATGCCACCAGCCTTGTTCAGCAACCGAATGGAGAAATTTGTTGGTGGACCTTCGCTGGGGGAGTCGCCAACGCACTTCTGGCGGACCACCTGAAATCTCACTGCGACGTGAAAGCCGACAATCTCTGCCTGAGTTTTCCCACGGCTTCGTCACTCGAAAACGTGTCCGAATACATCGAGGGCGTTCAACCCGAGGCCGTCCAGCCGATCCCGAGCATTGATGCGATGGAGAACCTGAAGTTCTCCGAATGTCTCTCCCCGGAGATTGCCGCTGAGGTGTTTACTTCTCGATTCGATGACCGAATGGCGGTGGCACAAGCCATTGAGGAAAGGCGGCGAGTCGTAGTTTTGAGTCATCCGAACTGA